Proteins encoded together in one Papaver somniferum cultivar HN1 unplaced genomic scaffold, ASM357369v1 unplaced-scaffold_21, whole genome shotgun sequence window:
- the LOC113339317 gene encoding probable WRKY transcription factor 53, with protein sequence MDENMDQKRLIIKEIIQARELVKELQAQLNPSSVSGQDLITRILCSVENFLSMLERVNMENESGLESPLGYVSGSPNSDIFHGGSRKRKGIVRWTEQIRASAQTGLEGPLDDGYDWRKYGQKDILGAKHPRGYYKCSHRNGQGCLAMKQVQRSELESSIFNVTYIGKHSCIETSELLSEQYSPIKQDHDQRHRPNYHQEQREDISFEETYINFQTSSVQVGKDKDKFFESFPSFSIYSTTSIQPNVGNCSETKDNHFFPPSVKPEIHSPSLSPSPTFISTPTASESNYKMNSIEGYNIGEDLLQTTADSHDVKDHMIISPIVSATSCANNSCTNLMDSSWDWDFPIDYSPPQF encoded by the exons ATGGATGAGAACATGGATCAAAAGCGTTTGATTATTAAAGAGATAATTCAAGCAAGAGAGCTAGTAAAGGAACTTCAAGCTCAGCTCAATCCCTCTTCTGTCTCTGGTCAAGACTTGATAACCAGAATCTTATGTTCCGTAGAGAATTTTCTCTCGATGCTAGAACGAGTAAACATGGAGAACGAATCTGGCCTGGAGTCTCCCCTGGGTTATGTAAGTGGAAGCCCCAACTCAGATATCTTCCACGGCGGTTCACGAAAGAG GAAAGGGATTGTGAGATGGACGGAACAAATACGTGCTTCCGCACAAACGGGACTCGAAGGACCCCTAGATGATGGATACGACTGGAGGAAATATGGGCAGAAAGACATTCTTGGAGCTAAGCACCCTAG AGGTTATTATAAATGTAGTCATCGAAATGGTCAAGGTTGCTTAGCAATGAAACAGGTTCAACGATCCGAACTAGAGTCATCCATCTTCAATGTTACTTATATTGGAAAACACAGTTGCATTGAAACATCAGAACTACTTTCAGAACAATATTCTCCAATTAAACAGGATCATGATCAGCGTCACCGCCCAAATTATCATCAAGAGCAAAGGGAGGATATATCATTTGAAGAGACATACATAAACTTTCAAACATCAAGTGTTCAAGTTGGAAAAGACAAAGATAAATTTTTTGaatcttttccttctttttctatATATTCTACTACTTCTATACAACCCAATGTTGGTAATTGCTCAGAGACTAAAGATAATCACTTTTTTCCTCCTTCAGTTAAACCTGAAATTCATTCTCCTAGTCTTAGTCCTAGTCCGACATTTATAAGCACTCCCACAGCTTCAGAATCCAACTACAAAATGAACAGTATTGAAGGTTACAATATTGGTGAAGATTTACTACAAACTACTGCTGATTCTCATGATGTTAAAGATCATATGATTATTTCACCAATTGTTAGTGCAACTTCGTGCGCGAATAATAGTTGCACGAATCTCATGGACTCTAGCTGGGATTGGGATTTCCCAATAGATTATAGTCCTCCACAATTCTAA